AAAGTAAGAATGCCTAAAAGGACCAGGTAATCAAAAAGGGAAAGTTAAAGATTATAAAGGTTTTCCCGTGTCCATATccactttgaaaataaaagagtttAGTTACGATAGTAATACGTATTCCGATAAGCTTAGAAAATAGAATGCAACCACGTAATTAGTACCTACAGTTTGAGCCACAATGTACATAATCGTAAATGGAACGATATCTTAATGTGAAACAATTTTCTAATCGATTTATAATCGATTGTATAGCAAATTACAAGTAGGTGTATAGCAATTGAACTTCATGCGTTATGTTTGAACattgattttaacaaaaatattgaaataggagtaaataagaaaaaggcaagaaatatttttgatgagaCGTGATGAAATGCAAATATCCAATTTCGTTTCACATTTTAATATGGTTGgataaattacgttttttacAGTATCCTGAATTAGttcacaaatgtaattttattcagGGACCAATTCGAAAATTTTAGACCAAAATTAGCTGAATACACATTCCTAAATTCAGAAACCAAAACTTTGTATACcctaacaaaattacaaaataaatttactcgattttaaactataaaaaaacaagcaaagATTAGACAGAAATTAAGGCAccatgaaaaactaaaattactctTACAAAGCGGCAGTATAGTTGTGGTCCTTTTGCTCTAACACAGTTGATAATTCGTTAGACAGTGGATGGCTCATGTAGACTAGAGTATGTTACGTAATACCATGCTCTACAGCGCGTCGTGTTCCTTCAGCAGGTAGTGTCCCACGAGACGCTTCTGTATGTCTGTGACACCGCCGTAGATCTGTGTGCCTCGGGCATCCCTGTAACAATGGCACTCATCAGTATTATtcttaaacgactcccgctgtaCAGAACTTATTCATTGTGTCGACACCCAGAAAAAACATTCGTAGATCATGAAAATGCTTGTCGCAAGCAGAGGGTTCTGATGGGTCGAACTCTACCACTACGTGTTTACACTTTACACTAAATGCTTTCATGTTTTCAAAGGATTCTTCTAACATTTActggttttaataatattttttttaagaaattagatTTATTGGTTGGGAATTAATGCTTAACTTTTATTGTAAATCGTATCTAAGGACCAGAAATTTCTAACACCATCATTACGATTAACAACCATAGTAAATAATGTTGTCTCAAAAACCAAGTAAAACCATTGTGATTTTCAGACCAAATTAAACCAAGAAATctttttccaggcactttccaAAACTACAAACATTACTGACTTTAATAACACGTTTCCAAAAAAGCGATTGGTCAGTTCCCTCACCTATAATGCCTCTCAGCATCATAGTCCACGGACAGCCCCCTCCCGCCGAGGATCTGCACGCAGTGGTCGGCGACGGCGACGGCGTTCCTGCCCGCGATGTACTTCGCCATGGCGCTGTTCTTCACCGTGACGTCAGTGGCCGCCCTGTACGTGGCCAGGCGAGCTGTCTCCACTAGTATGCACATGTCGGTTAGCCGGTCCTGGGGGAATTATTCAATTGTAGATCTTTTATTCGTCATAACGcgatctagtctcaaactaagcaaagcttgttttaGGAGTACTAGATATTAGTAGTACTAGACAGATtgattaacataattatatatttattttttagacagaGATCAAAAGATTATGCTCATCTTgaacatttatcctgggtgggtATCGAAGCCACGGTCTTCGATACTCAAGGTCAAGcgatctttaaataaaatggtaaaACTACCTTAACAGAGGCTAATCTGGTGAGGGATTTTCCGAAGGCTACTCTCTCCTTAGCGTAGTTAATTGCTGTGTCGAGGGCGGATTGAGCGATACCTGAAGTggataaaaacatacatattaaaaataaaaaatcatcacaAGCTTAGACAAGTACATTTTTGTCGGCATACTGGTGTGCATAATATTTGTCTGTCAGGTACATACCGATGCACGGGTAATGATACCAATTTTAACACTTCCCACTTGTCTAGGAATAGCCCAAAATCACCTTTTCAAAGATAACTCACCAACAGCATGTGCAGCGATACCAATTTCAACCCGTCGCCTACTCAAATAAACCTTATCTCCACTCCCCCCCCCCCTTATATATCAGTCCAGCTTCTTAGAATATTCCAGAACATCACCCTTTCAAAAAATCTTACCAACAGCATGCGCAGCGATCCCAATTCGTCCCTGGTCGAGTTGTCCCATAGCGATGAGGAACCCGTCGCCGACGTCCCCCACCATGTAGTGTCGCGGGATGCGGACCTCCTCCAGCGTCACGTTGCAAGCTGTCGCCGCCCTGAGAGACATGCTTCACATCTCATTTATACTCGTAAGCCCACTGTGATGCGAGGGAGTGTGTGTCTGTTTGGTAAAGTGTGCCTGGTTGCTAACTTAGATTTTTACGAGTATTTGTTCAACATTTGCATCTTTTAATTGATTTGGTCTATATAAATTTAACTACGGGACCGAGTTTGACACAAATAGATTAAGAAATTGCCGCTAGCTagtgtttttattaactatttaaagtaTGTTTGCGTTGTAAACGATGTGCTAATCGAGTAAGACGAGAATTCGACTGCGAATTGATGTAACAATGTCACACGAAAAAACGATGTACATAAGGAGGACATAAggttgattattataaaaataaatgaaatacagaAGTGATAAGTTAAACTAATTACATTCTTCATAATCACTTCCAAAAGTTAGATTATTTAATCAGTATCGGTTTACCCTCTTCATTGAAGTTTttactttaacaataataataacgagACACTTTAATTTTACCTGATTTGACAGCCCaaacaaaacatattcatgacaatttacatacaaagatatcccaaatacataaattaaaatacgataaatattttttataaataagcagTATAACGTATTGGTCGATATAACAGAccgatcaaaataaatacgttattGGCAGCgtgtattaaaacctttttcataaCATCAGTACCCCATTATGCATGCAGTGTTAAtatgtgtataataataatattgggtAAACATACCTAACACTCATGATTGGCTCCTTCTTTCCTCTGAAAACGCCTTCAGTCTCTATTGGGACCAGGAAACCTAAGACAAAATATAAGCTTGTATGACATCACAAATTTTTGGcaaataaatatcaatgaaataaGCGGACgagcttaaaaaaatcttaatattgtaaaattgcgtgtcacgttgtttgtccgctATAGGCTCCCAAATTACTTTcccgatttcaatcaaatttgcgCTTCATGCAACGTGAAATATAGGATAGCTGACATCTAAATTTTTTgtcgcaatattattttcttgcatATTATTTATCAACGAGCAAtagcccgcgggcccgcccgcttcaaatcgaaaatgatcctacaggaacataaaatggttatagactatctgtgtaccaaatttcgtctaaattcggTCAGTAGTGTTTGCGTTAAAGAGGAACAAACTTCCATCCAAAGAGAaccaagtcgcgggcaacagttcatgttacaatatttttcaaatagcaTCCTTACATGCGATTCCCTTGTGCTTAAGTTCAGGATCAACAGTAGCGAAGACGACGATCGCGGAGCCTTCGATGGCAGTGGTCACCCAGCTCTTCTTACCGTTCAGTACCCAGTGGTCGCCTTCTAACCTCGCTGTGGTCCTTATGCCCGCGACGTCAGTACCCGCACCTGGTTAACAGCAAAATATACAAGCTGCTCGAGAAAGGAGTGTTGTGTTTTCGTACCAATCTacgtatttatataattgtttgaaattaatataactTCTGAAGTTCTAAAGCgattataatatagttttaaaacgatcatattttctaaatctttcaattaaatttcgTGCCTATTTCAGTCTTCTTGAAATGAAAGCTACAAGATCAACaactgttattaataaattaataaatgttaaaatctaTGTTCTAAACAAAACGACAACATCAAATGGTCCTCactcaattattaaaacaaatacgagAGTTAGTGATAACAAAAGTATTTGTTCAACAAAGTCTCAACAAATCCTGTTCATTAAAGGattataacaatattctatTACTAATGTCTTCGTGAGAATACCAGGAAATTACATTATGTAATGATATCTGTATATAATTGGAATATAAACTTTTCTATACCTTGAGTTGATCTATTCCAGATTGTAATTCTTATGGGACGTAAAGATATCTCAATCCTAATTGTAGAAATTCAATGTCACTTGTTCCATAGACAGGTAATCAAAAACGTATTAAGAAGATAACATGAAAAAGGTACCTGGTTCACTAAGAGCGAAGCACCCCAGAGATCCTTTAGTGAAGTTCTTGAGGAAGACTTCCTTCTGTTCGGGGGATCCCTTCTCATTCACCAGGTTGGCGTAAAGGAAGTTGTGGATGGAGAGTATCATGCCAGTACTCGCACATCCTCTGGACACCTCCTCCACTGCCAAAGCTAAGGAGAGGTAGTCCAGCCCCATGCCGTTGTAGGATTCATCCACGCAGGCTCCCATAAGGCCTAAGTCTGTGAGACCTTTGATCTGGAAGAGAAAAAGTATAACCTAATGTTagctgtgatttttttatagatgcCAATAACGGTAAAAATAATCTGCTGTCCTAAAAATTGCTGATCTGTTAATAGTTGCCCTCTTAAATTGGAACTATTAATTATTGCAATTATCTGGCTAATGTCAGATACTAGACTATACAACATAACATATCACAAAGactcaaaaaaatgtaaaccagTAACGATTTATTTTGGATcacattttcaacttttttatttttgctcgcTTACTAGCACTAACATAACTAATACCAACTTTCTAAAACAAGATACCCGCATTGCACCTCTGATAACGTCATAAGGATTATGTGCAATCTCGTGGCCATCTTTGGTAAGACTATCAAAGGTAGGTAAAAATGAGatatttgcaaatataaaaacaaatcataagtaattctataataattgctggtttattattttgtttacaaacacaCATGACACGGATGCATCAAATATCAGCGAAAgtcattttaatctaatatcTGATGGCCTGTGAGTTGTGACGCCATCTGTACGACTGATGTTATGCCACATTGACGTGTGTAGTTGTTTATCTGTTATCTTCTACCGCATTATAGATTACTACTTAAACTCGTAGAGCTTAACCTATATTATGATGGCCAAAAGTACTTTGATTACTGTTTGTTAAAAGATTGGTATGGTCAGCAACATAAGTAATAACAAAATCTTAATCTATAAgaacattataataaagaatgtAAATCGAAcatatattaaataagtaaacgaCTGACCAAACTTGAACCTGCGAATCATCTGAATGACTTCAGATGATTCGAAGGTATCTGATTTGGTAGTCTTTACTAACTgctttttaagacaaaaaaaaaccaagattgtttGGAGTTCAGTATCCTACAAATAAGCTTTGCAAGTCAGAGTCTTTGTACGCCGTTTAGTACAAAGCTTTAGACTACTTCGAAAGTCCTACAAAGTTATCTATCTATTCCTACTCATTATCTATATGACACCTGTCTTTTACACCCCACATGACCGCTGTATACtccaaaacaaattgaattgagAATAACACTGTCAACTTTATGACGCACTCAAGATAAAGATAATGTTGTTACGCTGCAGATAAATGATAAGGGGGAAGACTTGGcgcagtttttttattttcattttgcctgttttttttttgtgttttttcccGTGAATAGTTTATCAAAAGCTTCACCTAACTGAATAACAGAGTAGAGTAGAATGTCTGAACATAGGGTCAATTAATGCTTAAACAACGaagcataaaaatattctgGAATAAAGATATTTAACACCCAAATCAAAACGTCTTTATTCAAAGTGCCTTTTTTAGGAAGTTTTGAAACATTATGCTGAAGAACTAGCTAGAAACTCCATAATATACTCACACTGTCGAATGGAAAGCGACCCTCCTTATCGTATTTAGCTGCATTAGGTTTCAAGTGTTCCTGAGCGAAGTTCCTAGCCAGCTCCTGGACTGCCTGCTGCTGCTCAGTCAGCTGGCTTGTGAAAGTCCGACGCTGTGATACGGCCTTCAAGCATTGTCTGGAGTATGCTGGAAAAGATGAACAAAGGTAGTGATGAAATTGAAAgttggaatatttaaattgaattgtttccATGAGCCTGGAGGccaatataatttttcaaatgcTTATAATCTGGATTTATTGGtaactagctttttgcccgcggcttcgccagcgtcgaggtcggttatatcgcgtttccaagagaactcttcgaaagtccgggataaaaactatcctatgttctttctcaagatcaattctatttttatactaaatttaattaaaatccgttcagtggtttggacgcgaaaacgtaacagacagacagagacattcacatttataatattaggaagGATTAAACTGTTCTTTCACTAGTCTTTGTGGaagtaaaatgtaaaagttaCCGCCCtcttcatttttaaacaatcgCCTTCATACATGAACCTTCTAAGAAaatattgtccaagtgtgtatttatgtgcaatcaAGTATAAactaatgaatgaatgacaaattattatgtaattattaaaactagtttaaaGCTCATTACTGAATTTGTAAATAAGATAATATGCCTTAGTATTTTACTGTTCAAAGAAATATGAACCTTAAATCAATCCACATAAAGTTCAGTTAGCATATGAAAGTtatactgtaaataaattatcactttaataaaatgaatttacagAAACAAACCCAACAtactttatacaaaaatattacttgattTCACTCATGTCAAGGAGAACTGAACAAGCTTCTTTTatggaaatatataaaatacttgttttaataatgttttatccatctaccaacataaaaaaaaaaccaatgaacACAGGTTAAATACTAAAACCATAAGGAAttactctatttaaaaaatctatatagCTGGATTCAACCTGTTTAGAACCCAACCTTCATGCTCATAATAGTCAAACAGAATCTGATGATTGAAGCTAACATACTGACATTGTATACATTcccatattaatataatttgctgtacaaaagtaaaaaatggctgaaatttatctttatattgATAAGAAATTCAGTCAAACagtatttatgtaatactaTCATATAAAGATAAGCCAAACGGGAACATTAAAAACAACACTTAATTTAAGGAAAATAGGTAATTTTAAGTTCCATAACCccttgtaattatattttgtcaaattaaaattggttttatcCATAGCATGCTAATTTCATTACCTGCAGGGAAGTTTAGGATTGTAGGCAATTATAATCTTTCCCAAGAGAAACCTAAATCATCCTAAAGTAATTATTGTATCCTTGTTAACAACAAGTCACCACACATTTACACTCAAGTTGTGAATTTTAACTGTGAATTGAACGCAACTCAATTTTTAAATCTCATATTTGATTTTGTACATTTAATCACATCAGTGGCAAGATGTAAGTAAGTTTATATCAATCATATTGTAAAGGGTTATGAAATAGTAGTATTTGACCAGACCAGCAGAAAATGAAACTGGACATCACAAACCACCAACCAAACTGCAAAGTAGGTGTGGAATTAATTATAGGACAGTATTAAAGTGTAGCAGGTACTTATCAAAATgataagaattaattaaatcttataaaaaaataagaaggtACTTACAGCTCAACTTGGAGGATTGTAAGAGAACACTTGTAACCATTTTAATAGCTGATAAGGTTTATTGTTATATCATCAAAACCAGACCAAACGTAGTAACTGTCTTATGTAGAACTGAGTTCGTTAGTAATAACGCAGCTGACATTCGAATTGTGATACGAATGATAATGATAAATCAACAAGGTCACGTAAACATTTTACAACGAAAAACCGGTCCCAAAGTATGTCAAAATTTTCTCATTATACTGTGTAAAACGCACTGTAATGTAACGCTAAGCGCACGGTACCGCTTTAACGAACATGATTAAACACAGATTAAAGCAATCGATTTGCATTAGGtaattcaattttttgtttaattttacatacatttagtaaaatgtaactttttggGTATACCCTGATAATGTGAACTTTATGGCAGTAGAAATAAAGTAGATTTTAACAAATTCCCTGACTGTATACCAAAAATTTTGTTATCAAATGACAGTGACACTGAAATTTACTAATGGATTCGGTTAATGGTTGTTGACATATAAAACGTTTCGTTCAGttgacattaaatatattaattatttcaatttaaccactttataataaataagacaATATATCTTACCAAAAACACCTTTTGCAAGACTTTTGCATCGTTTGGGTTACTTACTTACTGCtaccaaatttattttattttcaaaactgtCCTTCTTCAACAAAACGGATTTTTGACATTGACATGATGACATTTCTGTACCTATGTTGTGTGTCCTGTGTTGATAAAACGTCCTGTTTCTGCCGTGTgaggaaaatattattaaatattgtagcTGCGTGTacataacaaagaaatatagtATTCATATGATGTGATTGTTAAGAACGAAGATCTATAGGACTGCAGTAATATAGGCTGCGTGTAACTGTAACATTCATTGTTTAATAACAACACCCCTTTCTAGTCAACATGACTTCAATTTTCGACCAGTACGAGCAGGCGTCGCAGGGTTCACAGCGCCCCAAGCACGTCACCGAGCCCATGGTGTCCTCGGGATATATAAACATGCAACTAGAAGACAATACACCAATGTTTGCGAAGAAAAAAATGATGTTGAATAATCTGTCTGATTTGATAACTCATGCGGCTGTTTCCAACGATTATTTGGTGTTGGCTATGGCCAATGGTAATTTGTTTAGGCTGGATCTAAAGAGACCTGACTGTGGAGAAGGTTAGTCACCCTTTTAGTATAACATACACAGCTAtaagtgatttatattttaattgattgtgtgAGTTGCCTGAGCGCAACCTGAGCAACTTACACAATCAATTATGCTGCATTAATCTTTTAACTGTTTATTGAAATTGCAAAACTGTAATTttgaacacaataattttaacaccCTAAAACTcaaatttattcttaaattcttaaatttcAGAAATCCAGTACTCAAAATTTGTGCAACCAAATTCTAAACTAACTGGCATCTTCCTCGATCCATTGGGCCATCACCTGCTAATGGCATTCTCTCCAAGAGTTAAAGATGGCAACCCTGAGCTCATATACTTGAATCAAAAGAGTTTGAAGTTCAAGCAGGTTAATAAGCCTAAGAATGTTGAAGTGACCGAGGTCGGTTGGAACTGGGAGAATAGGTCTGAGACTTCAACGGGACCAATACTGTTGGGGACATCACAAGGTCATCTCCTTGAATCTGAATTGGATGCTGAGAGTGAGAAAATGTTTATAGCCAGCCATCAGTACTGGAGAGAGGTACTATAACTTTATTTGCAAAGACTTTGCCACCCTCTTTACATTTCATAACCATTAATTTGGTTTCTATTAGTGTTAACTACAGATGCTCATTtagtatgttgtttttttttattcaacaaatcataattcatttttaattcaaaatggaTTGCACCAGCACAGATAGATCTATGTGTTTAAATaagaaagaataaaacaaaataaaaacataattttaatctgAGGCGCTGTCTGAAAACTGAGTTTGTTCAGTAGCTACCCTATATTATGTGCATAGAAACAGTTCATATCCATAATTGCTTAAGAATGGTTACTGACACATATGATCAACTACTTACACATCCAACTTAAACAATGTTAAATCCATCTCACAAAACTTTTTATCTATGTAGTATATTcatgtattttcttaaactttttttaacataatgatTATGATTTCTAACACTTTTTgatgtttgtataatttatgaATTTCCTTCACAAGCTGCCTAATTATCTTCCTCTGTATGGGAACAAGGAAATTGATGGTTtggtaaacattattttttgttatttttcaccATTTTTCTTCTGGTAATATGCTTCTGTGTGATTGTGAATTTTTATTCAGCttataaaaattgattttttttttatctatttttgaaTAATCAAGTTTTTTTGTTCTCTCTCTCTAAATATCGGAACATTTTTAGCTTTTACCTTTAATAGGccttaaacattttatatcatgtcattttcattgctttttgcacaaactttttttttaaatggtgaCGACAAACATACTGTTTAATGAACAGTAACTAAATATCACCAAAAAgacattaaatacttataataggTTTTATCAAGCTTAAATTTCttcaatatttacattgaatactAATTCCTTAGCTTTAACTATtcacagatctttcacattggcAAAGGAACAGATATGCCAATAACAGGGATACAATTCCATAGAGTCAACAATACGAACAAATACTTTATATTCATCACAACACCGACCAGACTGTACCAGTTTATTGGCGATACACTCATGAAGGACGACAAGCCATCATTACAAACTATATTCCACCCTTACCTGACTATTC
This is a stretch of genomic DNA from Trichoplusia ni isolate ovarian cell line Hi5 chromosome 6, tn1, whole genome shotgun sequence. It encodes these proteins:
- the LOC113494744 gene encoding short-chain specific acyl-CoA dehydrogenase, mitochondrial-like isoform X1 yields the protein MVTSVLLQSSKLSSYSRQCLKAVSQRRTFTSQLTEQQQAVQELARNFAQEHLKPNAAKYDKEGRFPFDSIKGLTDLGLMGACVDESYNGMGLDYLSLALAVEEVSRGCASTGMILSIHNFLYANLVNEKGSPEQKEVFLKNFTKGSLGCFALSEPGAGTDVAGIRTTARLEGDHWVLNGKKSWVTTAIEGSAIVVFATVDPELKHKGIACFLVPIETEGVFRGKKEPIMSVSMSLRAATACNVTLEEVRIPRHYMVGDVGDGFLIAMGQLDQGRIGIAAHAVGIAQSALDTAINYAKERVAFGKSLTRLASVKDRLTDMCILVETARLATYRAATDVTVKNSAMAKYIAGRNAVAVADHCVQILGGRGLSVDYDAERHYRDARGTQIYGGVTDIQKRLVGHYLLKEHDAL
- the LOC113494744 gene encoding short-chain specific acyl-CoA dehydrogenase, mitochondrial-like isoform X2, whose translation is MVTSVLLQSSKLSSYSRQCLKAVSQRRTFTSQLTEQQQAVQELARNFAQEHLKPNAAKYDKEGRFPFDSIKGLTDLGLMGACVDESYNGMGLDYLSLALAVEEVSRGCASTGMILSIHNFLYANLVNEKGSPEQKEVFLKNFTKGSLGCFALSEPGAGTDVAGIRTTARLEGDHWVLNGKKSWVTTAIEGSAIVVFATVDPELKHKGIACFLVPIETEGVFRGKKEPIMSVRAATACNVTLEEVRIPRHYMVGDVGDGFLIAMGQLDQGRIGIAAHAVGIAQSALDTAINYAKERVAFGKSLTRLASVKDRLTDMCILVETARLATYRAATDVTVKNSAMAKYIAGRNAVAVADHCVQILGGRGLSVDYDAERHYRDARGTQIYGGVTDIQKRLVGHYLLKEHDAL